ATCACGGGACTCTTATAAAAGCGAGCTACCATAGATGTAGGCTTCCGCACCAACTGTCTATAAAAAGGTTACTCATTTTGCTGAAATCTACAGATTATGCTATTAAACTTCTTTGATCTACCAATGCAAACTTTGTATCAATGGCTTAGAGCAACCAAAAGAAATATACTTATAGAAACAAAGCTCTGATACAACCctgtattttcttttggaaGAGTATTTATAGCCAAACTCCATAATTAGTCTACATATAAGGAAACACACAGTAAGCCAATTTTTAAGGCTAGTCAGAACTTTGAAGTTTCAGGTTAAAAAGGATTGCTTATATGTgcataaagaataagaaattgtACATGACTTCCTGAGTTCCTCAGTATGAAGTACAATGAGACTAATTCATCTCCAATGTTAACCAACAAATTAATTACTCGAGTAAATCAATTGCTTGATAATGCTAAAATCAAAACAGAAGGATGAGCTTGGTAAAACTGAACCAGATGATACAATCAAACCCATGGCATTCATATATGATAAGTTTCTCAGAAGACTTGGTTCCATCAATTAGCTTGCAAAGCGAACAAACACCAGCAAAGGAAGAAGGACGGCTCAGAATGGAACTCTTATAATGCCAACCAGGCTCTACTTGTCAAACTCCCATATGACGCCTCCATCCTCTGAAATACCAGAAAATACACATCGGTAACATGGCACAAGCTGTATTGACATTGCAAACAAATATCTCTGACAATACTTGCTCAAAGTTGCCAATTTCTTTCAGGTGTTCAAGATGTCATAGCTAAGTTAACATGCCAAGAACCATAAATAACAACtcataatcaattttaatatagtcATTTGTGTCTCATCCATTCAAATAGTTACATTACACTTAGGGATGACTATTACCATCTTTTCCTTGCCTACTTCCTTCTTCTCTTTGTTTTGCAGGCAAGAAGAATAAGTTACTATACCTTTAACTTTCTTGTTTATCCAGATCTCAAGCAGCATACCAGCACCGATTCCACCAGCAATACATGCCCCATAGAATGCAATTGCGGAGGGCAGAGACCTACGGGGAAGGAAATAGTAGTCTGGAATTTGCCTAATCTTTTTAGGAAGCCGTTTCCTTATAACCGATTTAGCACCAGCACTAGGGTCCTTCTGCAATTCACCGCCTATAGCTTTCCAATCAACCCCCTTGAATGGATCTTTTGGCTCTTCAGTCCCCATCCCCAAACACCACGACACAGCTCAAATCTGTGAATTCAGAACGGAAAAATGAATGCAGCATGAATTATGATCCATGAAACTAATGTCCAACTAACGGGTAGGGTACCCACCCATTTCAGGATATCCAAACACGAACTCAATTAAACTACACATACCCAAACTCGTCCCAAATCCCTTTAAAAGACTACTTATATTGTCCGAACCCGTCCCAAATCCAAATAGAAATACTTGCATACTAACCGAACCCACCCAAACtcgtttaatatataaatcttaaataaattttatgaatactTAACGTATAGCAGGTACCTTACCATCTAAATACCCGTTTATATGAACATTTGAGCAATTGAGCGATATAATCAGTTTTCATTGAACAAGATGATCGACATTGATAGTGCTAGAGCCTAAAGAGCACAAAAATAGCATAAGCAACACGAGTAATAAATCAACCAGCTCAAACAATGAGGAAATGTCAGTGCCTTCCAATTAGAAATGGGTTAAGGTCAAAATGAATCAGAAAGTAAAAGATATGAAAGATGACTTCTTATTTAcaagaaactaaaaaataccaaaaaggAAAGCTggtagaaaaacaaaaaaaaaattcaaagaacaggtatatataatactatagaaaaacaaagaaccataaagaataacaaaacaTGTACAGAACGAGAATTACTTGAACCTAACCTTAAACGCACTACCAATGAATTCTAACCTTTGTGAACAAATATGAAGATGAAGACCGCTAATGATCTTTCAGTTTTATGTTTCGGATCAAGGAAGAAGAGATGAAGAACAATGTCTGAATTTAGTCAGTAACAGAAATTTCAAATCAATCCGTGTTTATGATTTTAGGGATTCTGGTTTTGTAGTTTAGAATTTAGACTAACGATTTTGAAACACTTTTGATGGGCCAAGTTCCGTGGGGTGAGTTGGCAGTTGCTCACTCCATTTTAAGTATCGCCGGAAAATGTGACCTAATTGAGTTCTGTGTGAAAACTCACtggaataataaaattgaaatttatctCTTGATCTGtgattaaattagataaactTAATAATACAGACTATAAGcaataaaagatttataaatttaaaattatttaaacaaTTAAGCCAACAAAAAATCCTAACCCTTTCTTCTTAAAAATCCAAATGTTAAAAACTCTCAGAGTGTTTCGCCCTAGCTAGCTCACcacacaaaaatatattatcaatcTCACTGTAGCAATTTGCGTGGCATCATAGTCAAGTTTCTTCTCAAGACTTCGCAactttttaacttaaattaccaaaaattaCATGAGGAACAAAAGATTACCTCTGGAATCACCGGACCCGAAGTCTCTAGAGCAGCAACAAGTCAGGAAAAAAGGCaggggagagagaaaggagCAGCCTAACGTTTGTATTGTAGAACAATATGCTGTAGCGCACCGTTTCATTCCAATTCGTTCAGTTAAGGGGTCATAAACGCGGCCGTTTCATGATGGGATGGCAAAATGGTAATTTCGAAGTAAATAATGGGTCATCTCATTCTCATCTAACGTGGCTACACTGAGCATAGCGACTGGACTGAAATCGGTGTTGCTGAAGGACGAAGCAAAGGGAGCGTGTTTTGACAAAGAAGAAGGGAAAAACACTTAAAAAGAGTGCAAAGGAAGAGAGCTCATAAAAATATAGGAGAGGTCGTGAATTATTGACTGTTGTTAGTTTGGATTAATGGATTTTGTATCTCTGTTTCTTCCATTTTTCGTTCTGAAATTCgtgattaaattaaagtaCCCCAACTCCATGATCATTAGAAGTCTCTTCCACGAAACCATCATTCGCCACTACCACCataatcatcatcaacatTGATCAGTTCCCTCTCCGTAACCTCTTTTCTTCCTCTATAGACTACTAGTTTCTGCAATTTTATCTCCAcgcttccatttttatttcttgtgtATACTTCACGAAACCAACAACCCCATTTGATTTTGtgttgtctttttctttatatttcaattatagtTGGTCCCTTCTTCACTGTCAAGCGTCGGAGAAACCCATCTAATTAATCTACTGCATTTATTCAGTATTGACAGCCCACCTCTTCGCTAATTGTCCAGTGGAGCCGGACGTGGTATTTAAATGAGCCTTTTGAAACTGAATTGAGTTGTGGTGTCTCATACTATTATTCAGTTTGCAAAAATGCCAGCTCTAGTCTCAGTTAAAACCCCATCCAAGACAACGCCATTGCACAGTTCCCTTCCTCAAAACGACGATCAAATCTATAAAAACGACATCAAAACACCATCTCCGCTTCTAAAGCGAACCCCATCGCCCTCCTCCTCCAAAAAGACCCCAAATAAGCTCCCCGTCGACGAAAAACCGGATCTGGTTTCCCTTTTTGTTAAAGCTCGCCCGAGATACCATTGCTTCCGGTGATAACCCGAATAAAGCCTTGGATTATGCGTCGCGTGCGTCAGTATCGTTTGAAAGGTGTTCGGGTTCAGGTCTGgaacctaaaccctaaaccctaaaccaaTAAATCCTCTCAGCACATTGGATTTTGGAAGGCCCTTAGCTTATAGGAGTGATCTTCTTGTTTAAGATAGGGTTCAAAAACATACCATACCACCGGAAATTGTATTTCAAAGTAATAAATGTGAATGCTCCCTCTGAACTTCATAATACAAACAGAAATCACATACCATACTAGAACAAAAACCACTGGTGAATAACATAACCATGACAAGTATTCAATTATATCAAGCATAAATCAACATTACAAATAGCAGGTGGGttcatttatttaagaaaagataaaatgtGAAAAGAACTCCATGAAAATCCGGCTGGAGTAGAACTAGTTGATATATGACTCAAAAACTACCAACAAGGCCACTGTACGTAAGTCATAAGCAAGACTTCCCATATGTCAATATGATAACCAAAACCAAAGATAATAAGGACTTTTTGTGCAAATAATCAATCAATCATATAACAGAGGACCATTTAATCTAAATCTTCTTGAAAATATTGAGATATGCACAATCATGAATGTTAACCTGAAAATTgttttataaatacaaaacTTATTTACAGGACGAAGAAAAGAggacaaaaatatttttttttaatttttttaaatatcacaaTTTTACTCAGCAAAAACAACAGTACACGAAAATCCATGAGCAAATGCCTAAGCGTTGAAAAATAGAGGCATATTTTGTTTACTCTTAAATATTCTTCTTGCATaaactcaaaagaaaaaaaattctggTAGAAAACATGCTAGTTAATTTATGACCAAAGCATCACTCCAAGTTGCAGAGGATAACAAAAGAGTACCTTCATCACAAAATTACACATCTAAAAGTAAAATGACTATTTAAGTTCATGTACAaactgagaaagaaaaaaaattatcaccaactaaaatcaaaacaaacaTACGAGATCAAGCACAAgcaaaaatatactaatacCAAAGAAGAACAGATATTGTAAATCAGACCATAAATTTGTAATTACTTAAGAATCcataaagaatataataatccTTATGTGGAGAGAAAAGCACACCCTAATTGATGAGAACATAAGGAAAGCCCTCTAACAACCAACACGATAAGCTAAAGTAATTAAAGCGTATAATTTAGAAACTGCACCCAATTTCCGAGCAAACAGATTGAATATTTATgtgagattaaaaaaattaggcagaaaattaaagatagaAAGGTAAAGAGAGTAAAAGAGAAGAGTACAAACCAAAATATGGATTGAATCCGTGCAAAACTGGACGTAAATGAGCAACTAGTTATTTTGTATTGTATTATTGGGTACATCTGGTTGAATTCATTGAAGAAAAgctgtaaaattaaaaataaataagatcaTAATGACAGCATGAATCAGACTccccataaaataaattacggCTAAGATTCAAAATCATATACATAAACAGATGGATTCACATGGCTTTGTTATAAATAAGAACCTAATCTGTTTGGAACATCAAAATAGAACTCGAATCCATTAACTGGTAGATCAAGCATCAAATCAAACATATACCACCTACAGATCTCGAAATCTGATATATAcgatcaaaataattttaaatcagGCAAGCAAAGGACACAGATTCAAACGGTAATAGATCAAAACCTTAAATGAACTTCAAGATCTTAAGATcaacaaacaaaagaattaacaactgAATTAAGCAATCTCTATATCACCTATCGAGAAAGAGAACAGATCGAAACAGTAAtcgaatttgaaatgaaacaaaaaaaagaaagaagttaGGGATTGAAGAAGAGGATAAGTGAGTTTACCTGAGAGAACAGCCAGAGAGAGCAAATGAAGGGATCCACGCACCTTCCTCCCCACAGAGATGAggaaattttgaaaatgtGAGAGAGATTGTATATTTACTCGTTTTAAGAGATTGTATATTTATAggacctttttttttctccctcAGATCGCcttcttttttagtttatttttccgGTTAAGCGTATtttttaagcttctttttctttccttttttcttttttctaaataaactCGCTTATTCTAACTGACGCCGTTATGACGGCACAAAGGGTAATTTGCTCCCTATATTTAGACTGAATGaccaatttatttattttaaattttatgaccAATTAGTCACGTACTTAACAATTATAGTCAAACTATCTATTTTTTCTCGACCACCATGTACGAGTAAACTTAAttgcatttttaattataataaataataaaaaattaaatttaaagagaaacaatcaaaataaactaaaacaagCTAGGATTAAAAGAAAGCAAGAagcatttttataaatttgttttataaCAAAGCAACCATTAGATCAAGAACTAAGATctcatttaaatttagttgGAGACTGAAATGTGTTTAGAAAGGAGAAATCTATTTCTAATTCATAGATAGGGATCCTTGATCTCGAGACGTGGTTAATATTttgtgaagaaatcactaatCAAGATTTAAAATTCACCTACTCATTTCAAAGTTTGTGATCACCCACCCTGCTACTCAGAttctttgatatttaaatttattactaaataaatattttaatataaataaaatttcaaactaaatctccttaatttatataaaaatatgagcaaCTGAAATCTGATAAACTAAAAAGTTAACAttgaaaatttctttatttacacAAGTTTaacattcaaaaaaaatatatactggTGACTCTTTCTAGTGTTTAGTTTTTTCTAATCCTTCTTTTACatatgatttattattattattattttataggaaaaatatattaaaaaaaagtaaactCTAAAAGTAATATCTCGAGTTCAAGACAACTCTCTTCCGCATTATATGAgttcttatttttatagtgATTATATGAAAGTAAGTATCATGTTGGATAGTCGATAACTCGTTGACCCTCCAATCAACTGATtatgaaacaaaaaaacaagGGCCGAAACACAAATGAAATTGGGGTGGACAATAACATCTGAAATGGAAGTCGACAAAATTCAGTTCTACAGCAAAGGGCGGGAGgatttatgaatttagaaGGCGACAACAACAGTAATAACACATATCGCCCCACCGTAGTGGTCCCTGAGGAATGCTACTTTGAAAAACACCAGTAAGACTCGTGATCCAGTGACACCAAAAGGACCATCGATGCCTAGTGTCACAGCCCGCATATTTCCCCTTCTCGCACGAAGGTTCAGTGGCTCAAGAAGCCTCCAGAGTTTGCTACAAAGCAAGGGAGGattctagaacattctagaatcATCTGGAAGGATCTGGAAGCATCTGGAACAGTCTAGAATAATCTAGAAGCTTGTAGAATGTGTAGATAAGtatgaaaatatatagaaCATTCTAGATACTTAATCTTAGCATTAGATTGAATGTATCCTCACCGTCCATTGAGGAGGTGGAGGCCTATATATAGCTTAGAGAATTCATTTGTAAGCATGAAGCAAATCAAGTTGCAATTAAGTTGTAATTAAGCAATTCAAGCTTAATAGAAGAGCAAgtagtttctctctctaaaagctctctctctctaagcTTTCTTAAGctctcttttgttctttttgccATCCTAGCTAGCATTTTGCCTAGCATTTGAAGAGTAAGGCTGACTAGCTTACTTGTTTCCGCGAGAAAGTAGCTAGTGTCGCACGGTTCGTTGGTAGAAAACACCAAGCCCGTgacagttggtatcagagcaaggTTAAACTATCGTTGAAATGGCAAAGACATCAGGAGCAAGTGAGGCTACTAGAGTTCCGGAGGAGGTAAGGCAACTCCAGAGTGAGGTTGTGAAGGACCAGCCGGAAGCGTCCAAGCCACCAAGGAATGAGAGAGGAAGGTTGAGGGATGTTGTGTCTGACATGGATGCCAGGCTAGCCAAGGTAGAGCTAACTGTGGTCGAGGGACAAGATACGTTCTGGGATTTAGAGCAACGCATCGGGGAGCTCGAGAATGGAAGAGAAGAGCTTCAAGAGGGATGCAATGCCTTGAACGAGGGATGTCCAAGTGTCAAGATCAAGCCAAGACCGTGGAGAAAACTCTCCTTGCCGAGGTTATGACATTGAGGGAGATGCTTGATGGAATGGTTGCTAGGTTGGTGGCAACAGAGGAAGAGCTTATCCTATGTAAGAAGGCAGCTATCCAGGGAAGTGGAAGCGTGCCAATGATAGTCTCTACTCCATCGAAGTTAGATGTTCCGAAGCCTAAAGCTTATAAAGGCTCGAGGAACGCCGAAGGAAATTGATAACTTCCCATGGAGCTTGGAGCAATACTTCAAGGCACTTGGCTTAGTAGAAGAAGCCAAGAAAGTTGACGCTGCCGCACTCTTCCTAGAAGATACCGCAATGTTGTGGTGGAGAAGGAGGAGTGGCGACATGGAAAAAGGGACATGCACCATTAGCTCGTGGGGAGAATTCAAGGAAGATTTGAAGAAGCAGTTCTACCCCGAGAATGCTATTCGCGATGCAAGGGCCAAGTTGCGGCGACTCTCACATACAGGAAGTATTAAGGAGTATGTTAAAGAATTCACCGACACACTCCTTGAGATTCCCAAATTATCTAGATGAAGAAGCCTTGTTTGCATTTAAGGATGGGTTGCAGATTTGGGCAAGGTTGGAGTTGGAGCGCCGTGGTGTCCAAGATCTCAACACCGCCATTGCCATGGCCGAATCCTTGATAGAGATCAGGAGGCAAGACAAGCACAAGCCTGACCAAGAAAGGAACAGCAACGGAAAGAATGGGGGAGATCGCCACCACAAAAAGGAAGGCTCCTACAGGTTTGACAAACCCAGAGAGGGAGGCAACCATGGCAACAAGGATGACAAAGGTGGAGAAAAGCCTCGTATCAAGTGTTTCTTCTGTGATGGACCACATAAGGCGAGAGAGTGCCCTACGAAGAACAAGCTCTCTGCGTTGGTCGAAGAAAGGGAAGAACACCAGCGAGTGCAAGAGGAGTCCAAGATGGGGTCCCTGCTACTTCTCAGTGCCATCAAAACCAAATTTGAGATGCCCAAGTCCGAAAAGAAGGGCCGGTTATTCGTGGAAGCAAAGGTTGGAAGCCGTACGGTAGAAGCATTGATAGATACTGGGGCTAACAACAACTTCCTCGAGGTAAAAGAGGCAGAAAGACTTGGCATCAAGTATGCAAAGGAGCAAGGGTGGCTCAAGGTTGTGAACTCGGCACCGAACGCAACATGTGGGTTTGCGCGAGACGTCAAAGTAAGCCTCGGTGAGTGGTTTGGCCTCTTGGATTTTTCCATTATAACGATGGATGATTATGAGATGGTGCTTGGCATAGAGTTTCTGGATAAAGTGAATGCATTCCCACTTCCTTTTGCCAACACCATGTGTATCTTGGAGCAAGGGAATACTTGCATGGTACTGTTGAAACGAGAAGCCAAGGTAAAAGCCATGAAGATCTCGGCCATGCAGCTATCTGAGCGGGTAGAGAAGGCTCAACCGTCATTCCTTGCGGCACTAAAGGAAGAAGTGGCAATCTCGCCACATACAGGGGTCCTAGATGAGTTTGGGAACGTAATGCCTGCGGAATTACCGAAGAAGCTCCCACCGAAGAGAGAGGTGGATCAGAAAATGGAGCTGGTAGAAGGTACGAGGCCTCTTACAGCAGTCCCTTATAGCATGGAACCCCTTGAGTTCGAAGAGTTACGGAGGCAACCAAAAGAGTTGTTGCATGTTAGCCACACTAATCCATCCAAGGCTCCGTGAACCACCCAGCAAAGAGCCAACTCCGAAGCAAGTAAGATGGCAAGCATCCCTTGCGGAGTCCGATTCTGTGAAGGAGTACAAGCCGAGAAAGGCAAACTTAGTGGCCGATGCGCTAAGTAGCAAGGCAAAGTTAGCTTCCACCACTAATGCTAACTTTCCTTCGTTGGATCAAGGCAAGGTGGAACCAAACAAGCCCGCCGAATTGTTAAAGCCATTACCGAAGTACAAGGGATGGCATGAGAAAGCCGACAAGGCATGTGCTCCTCTAACCAAGGCCGCCAAGAGAATGAAGAAGTGGGCGGATGGAAAGAAGAGTCACTCAGAGTTTGAGGAGGGAGGCTTAGTGATGGTAAAGTTCCTTCCCCATCAAGGCCAAAGATTTGCCAAGGAACTTCAAGGGCATAATCAAGGCATACAGCGGAGACGCGACGAGGGCGTCGCCAGAATGAGTGGGGGAGAATGTCACAGCCCGCATATTTCCCCTTCTCGCACAAAGGTTCAGTGGCCCAAGAAGCCTCCAGAGTTCGCTACAAAGCAAGGGAAGattctagaacattctagaatcATCTAGAAGGATCTGGAAGCATCTGAAACAGTCTAGAATAATATAGAAGCTTGTAGAATGTGTAGATAAGTATGGAAATGTATAGAACATTCTAGATACTTAATCTTAGCCATTAGATTGAATGTATCCTCACCGTCCATTGAGGAGGTGGAGGCCTATATATAGCTTAGAGAATTCATTTGTAAGCATGAAGCAAATCAAGTTGCAATCAAGTTGTAATTAAGCAATTCAAGCTTAATAGAAGAGCAAgtagtttctctctctagaagttctctctctctaagctctcttttgttctttttgccATCCTAGCTAGCATTTTGCCTAGCATTTGAAGAGTAAGGCTGACTAGCTTACTTGTTTCCACGAGAAAGTAGCTAGTGTCGCACGGTTCGTTGGTAGAAAACACCAAGCCCGTGACACTAGGTACAGGGTTTGAGATGATGTTGTGTTGGTATACTTTCAGACTACACATCACAACATGTTACTGTAAGCCAAATCAAATGTAATCCTTA
The Ricinus communis isolate WT05 ecotype wild-type chromosome 1, ASM1957865v1, whole genome shotgun sequence DNA segment above includes these coding regions:
- the LOC8263493 gene encoding uncharacterized protein LOC8263493; its protein translation is MGTEEPKDPFKGVDWKAIGGELQKDPSAGAKSVIRKRLPKKIRQIPDYYFLPRRSLPSAIAFYGACIAGGIGAGMLLEIWINKKVKEDGGVIWEFDK